From the genome of Grus americana isolate bGruAme1 chromosome 4, bGruAme1.mat, whole genome shotgun sequence:
TACGCTAGTGTGTACGGATCACAAGAGTAAACATAATTAGGTTGCTGAGTTACTTCGGGCGTTGCTGCAGCccctccttttgctgctttctggtaGCGAGTGTATTGCTCCTTGTCTACTGGCTTGGCCAAGGTAACCTCCAGGCACGAGCCTTCCAGTTCGACACCATTAAGGTTGTTCATGGCATGAATGGCGTCTTCCCTGGTTGTAAAGTGCACAAAGGCGTAATCACGTATTTTTTTCACCCGCTCCACACAGCCAGGATTAAATTGCCCAAAGACCTTTTTAATGGTGTCCTCTGTGGTCTCAATCATTAAATTCCTCACATAGAGGATTTTAACAGTCTCCATGACATCTTCATCCACATCTATCTCTGGTTCCGCCCAGTCAACAGCAATCTGGTGTCCCCACAGCTGGATCCTTCCTGGCATGAGTTTCCTCCTGGCCATTGCTGCTGCTCGATGGCTTTCATACTCCACGAAGGCGAAGCCTCTGTTCTTCATCTTGTCTGCGGCGCTGGCATACACGATGACATCCAGCACGCCTTCCGTCACCTTGGCAATCTCTTCCAggatctcctctctcttcttcatcTTGGGAATGCCTCCGATGAAGAGCCGGCAGTTATCCACACTGCAGCACACACCCAGAAGCCTGCCAGGGCGGATTTCGTAGTTGTTCAGCTCCCTGACAGCACGCTTCGCCTCGTGCTTCTGTGTGTACATCACGAAGGCGTAGCCGCGGTTCTTCCCATCAAAGTCCATCATCAGGCGCATTTCATAGATGCGGCCAACGGACTCAAACACGGGGACGAGCTCATCTTCATAGACGTCGCGAGGGATTTTGCCCACAAAGACTTCACAGCCACGAGGAGGGTGCAGGCCCTCCCAGCCGGGAGGAGGACCGCCGTACTTGCGTTGCCCGTTCTCCTGGATCATACTATATCCAGTGCGCTCCATGAGggccagcagagctgcctcGTTGGGTGCACCAGCAACACCTTCAGGGACTTTTGTGGTAGCCACATTGGAGGAATCGTTGCTCATCCTTGCAGTAGAGTCCTCAGCAGTCATGGTGTCAAACTCATTCACAGCCTGATAAAACCTGGgcaaaggaagaaggaggaCACTTGTTAGAAGCTGTTAGCTACCACCAGAATCCCACCCCTCTCTTTTGTCTTCTGCACGTTCATTTTTCAAACTGGGACTaaggctgcagaaaagcagatgaatGAGCCACACCAGCCTGAACATTGATACTGCAGGGGGAGTGCATCCTGGATGTAGGCACAGCCCCCCTTTGAGGGGAACAGTTGAGGGTCACCTGCCCATACCACCCTGGCACCAAGAGCTGCTGTCACAGGAGGCTGAATTCGCATGAACAGATGCCACCAAGCACCTCCAAACCTCAAGACCCTAGGGAGGCTTGTATCCTCTTTGAAAGAGTAGGAAGGAGCTGCCGTGAAGCCACTGGTTCCTGCCTCCAgagccctctcctccctctcagTCATTCCTCAGTTAATCCATCTACGCCTGAACAGTCCAAGTGCCAGGTGCCATACTCCACAGTGAAAGATGGCAAATGCATGAGAAGTACCAGGCACAGTTTCCATCTGATAACAACCCCTCACTTCTCTATGCCTTCACAGTAATTGTCAAGtaggaaataataaatatgcCTTAgcatggggggggacacaccaaTTCTTGTTCTCTTGTGCAAAGGGTGATCTGGCAAGCTtctgagctgcctgctgcttgtGGTACAATGTCTGCTGTGTTTGTCTCTTCTGTTATTACAACAGGGATTCACAAAAGCTGAAGAGAATCACTCCCTTATGACCAGCACCTTGCTTTAGAgcaagcagccagcacagccctgtgcaAGCCAGCAGGAGTAAGGCAAATCGCAGAAACCTCCTTTGAAcacaggcagagagcaggaaaTGCACACATACGGGAGGAGATGACCATGCTAATGATGACAACTGCAAGACAGTGGGTTTCCTCTCTGAGCACAATTAAATAAGACACTTTGGGTCTCTCAGAGTAGTTAATTCATTGACTTTTAAAGCTGGAACGGTCCATCAGACCATTTAATATGAGTGATTGTATATGACATGGACCATtacattttattgttatttgcACATTGAGTCCTATAACATTTATCTGAGTAAATTGTATCTTCCAGAAGGACCCTGCTTTTAAGGAATCAAAGAGCTGTAGACCCCACCACTTCCCTTTATGGCTTGTTTGCTAATCACTCCCTCAGACAAGCAAGCATGCTGTATTTCTCATGAGAATTTGTCTGGCTTTTGCTTCCAGCTATGATTACATGTTAAACCTTTCTCTGATAGACTAAAGAGTCTTTCAAGATCTCTATCCCAACTGCCTTTTGAGAAGGTCCCACCTAATGAGTGCTACATCATTGGCACCTCCTCATTGTTTTTCACACCTCCATCAGCCTTTGCATGATCCACTGATTTATTTACCATGATTTGAATTCATGACCAGGTTTTTGATGGAACTGTCAAAAAACACTGGCCCCTGTAGGAAACTCTGCAAACCACCATAAGCTATGCTCCCAATCTGGGTTTGACAGGCTTATTTTCCAAAAAAGGACAAAGCTTCAGccagatttatttattctatGTAGTTGTGTTATTCAGTGGGACACAGGTTCCTCTCTGTCCCACAAGGACTCTGATATATCATTGGAATGGTTTGGCCATTTTCAGTACATTGATTACCATGCAGGCAAGGCTTTCACTAGTACAGTAAGCCCAAGTCCACAGAAATATGGGCACAAAATTTAGGCACCTAAGTCTGCTTTCTATGGTCCACAAAACCTGTTTAAATTCTAGTAACCTTAACaccttagatttttttttcagtaaagctCCTGAGCTGCCCAGAATTGTGCTGGTCTCTATCCAGAGATGCCTCTGCACCAGCCAGGGCAAACACGTCTGTGCATGGGTCAGCTCCTAAATGCGTTTGGGCTTGGGAAACCAGACCTCTGAGCCTCGGTCTGTGgtggggcctgatcctgcaggTGTGTTTGGGCCATGGGTGTTACACGCTGACACTTCTGAgccattttaatttacaaatatggagagcagagggggagggagagaagatggAGGACAGTAATAGTGATGCTGGTGCCCAGGCAACActttagaaaacaatttctttgaAACCAGGTCTTTCATGGAAGTGCATCAGTTTTGATGATAgcttcttgttttaaaatgttgttgaTTCTCAGGTTCAAATGTTTTAATGTGTCACAgtcagatattttcattttagtctTGGGAATTATTtgacataattaaaaaaaattaaggcagcaaaaaacatttgcatttttcacttGAGGATTTGTTCCTAAAAATGTGACTTCACCTTTTGCTGAATGAAAGCAAAGTTTGTTAAACAAACACTTTACTGAGGAATAATCATTACCCTTACATGGGCCACCTGTTGGCAAGTGAATTATAGCCCCAGGTTTGGATAAGGTTAGAAATGAGTCATTACCATCAGTTTTAGGTTAACTTACAAAACAAAAGTCTCTGTATTGTGTTATCTGCAGGGCTCAGTCACTGGGGCTAAAGTCTGGAAAGCCACAGATGGGCCCTGGGactgtggagagaggagagatggagaaaagcCTCCCCTGCCCACCAGAAACCAGCTGGTCATTTGGTGGCCATCCTGGAACCGGCATGTTCTCCAGCACTTTGCATTGCACCAGCAGGACGATTTCTAGTAGGAGGAAGTTGTACTTGAAGATGCTGCTAAGTGCTGATGACCACCTTTGCTGCAAACACTACCATACACCATTTGTGACagtgaataattaaaaattctttgtGAACTTAAAATGCAGTTATCCCTATGTAATTTATTGGGAATCAAGATTCATGATCAAATGtgtttaatctttttctgtgctgctccaTAGAGCTGGGTTTCATAAGTATACACTACCTAAGAGAATTATAGAGCCCATGTAGTCCTACCTGCTGTAGCTAAATACACACTTAACAACATTCATTGCCACATGACACAATCAACACCTTCACAAAGTTCAGATATCATCTACCTTGATGAGAAAAAACGCAGGCGTGTCTGGTCTGAGAGCTCTCTCCTCCTGTTGTTACTGCCTTACAAAATGGGCTGCCAACACAACCTAACCTTTTTATGTCGAAAAGCAATCATCtcaagaaaattgttttaaaaaatacctgtttCCAAAGTGTTCAACCCTACTTGTGCATTTTTTTAGTCCACAGTAAACCAGTCCTGAAAACTTGCTGCCATGTGTTCTAGGTGTACACAAGGCATGAGCTAATACTGTGGGGTTAGTGGCCTTAATAAAGCCAGATGGATTTCAGTACATCCACCAACTGTGATTAATGCTAGAAGAGGCAAAAATTTAAGCTACATTAAAATGTAGTGTCTTGTGAAATATAAGCTCTTGATTTCTagtctctgaggaggaaggTACACCTGATCTCATTGACAAAGATTCATaaaagagagacagacaaaaatattaattgctaATGAGAAAGATTGTGCTCTGGAGACAACTAAGTTTTAAATGACTAATTACCAGGACTGAAACAAGACTGGcttcttttcttagaaaaaggtaAAGCCTGCTTAATTGTTCAACGCCACGTTCGAGGGATGCTAACGTCTGCCAGCCTGCCAGGAGCCAGGCCTGCGAGCCCTTTGGTTCAGTGTCTCTGCTCCAAGGACTCTCCCTCGTGAACTCTCAGACCTACACGTTTCACTGAAACCATTCAAATTTCACTTCCCCTTGCTTACGAaactccttccctgctgccagtTGGGCGGGTGTAAATAGTTCTTGCCCTAAACATTAATTACCTTCTTTTTAACCTATCTTTTTTTCACATCACAGGTCAGAATATTAAATGGGAAACTTACTGTGTTGGCAGTGACTGACCTAAAGTGTACTGTGAGCAGGCTGATTAACCGAGGCAGATCTTTTATTAAATAGAAATACCGCGCCTTGATTAACAACAACGCAGGGCCAAACGCCAGTGTCCCTTGTGCCAGGGCAAAGGCAGCTCAGGGGCCCAGCGAGAAAGTGATGCCCACAGCCCCCATAACACCTTATCCCTGGGCTTGCCCAGCACTGGGCAGTGCCTTGTGAAGTTACGCAGCCACCTGCTCCTCTGTTGATCCCGGTGTGGTAAAACAGGCTTTTACAAACACAGGGACACAGCTGGTGTCCTTGTGGCAGCAACCGCGTGTCCACTCCACTCACGTGCTCCTATAAAAtggggttgtttgtttgctcTTAATTCATCCCTCCAGTTTTGTGTCACATAGATTTAGTGGCATCGTGTGTCCTTCTGCGGGTGACACAGCTGCCGGCAGTCACAGAGCACGGGGACGGGTGCCAGCACCACGGTGGGCAGCAGGAGAGCCCAGGGAGACCTGCTGGCTCTGCGATAactggggggagggagaaggggatggggacacctGTGCCCCTCCTGCAGACCCTGGACCGTACGAACTCCTGCTGAGCTGACACGGCGTGCCCTCACGGCCACCGCACGGCCACCTGCTTGCTTCAAGAAACCACCgcagttttgtattttaaaccacagctgctgcagagggaaggtCGGTCACTGAAATTTTAACTAAGTACACCCTGTTGACAGAGGGAAATAACAGCTACTGGTTTAAATATGACCTTCCCAGTTTTTTAGTTGAAATAATAAGGGCAAATGGTAATCCTGCTGATGATGTTGAATGGCAGCTTTGGAAGCATGGCTGCTGTTAaagctctttatttttaaaagctgactCTTTTCTCATGGCAACTTTagatatataaaatgtatacaacaacaacaacaatagcTTACTAAGAACAACTGTATAACTTTATCACAAACATCAGGTATCCACAGAAATGCTCTTGCTGAAAACCCAGTTTGCCTGTTTACAGATTTATCGGCTGAACAGAAAAACGCAGGGGCCACGTCAATGCTCCAGCATTGCTTCAAGTGTAATGTGCAAGTCACCTCCCCTTTTAAAGATAACTACAGTATCATTATacatcagttttctttttcttggcaaGACTGTCAGTCCTTTCCCATGATTTATTTGCATAAATGAGCTGAACAAAGCCAGTGTCCTTGGGGCTGTTACTGAAGCTGAGCCATGGTGTGCCCGACTGCAGGACCTGGGGCCAGCCTAGcagtcctgcagctgcagccacgGCAGGGAGCTGGCGTGCAAGATGCTCCTTCCCAAACTAACGGCAAAGTAGAGAGTCCCACCTCTTTGACAAACGTGCCTAATGTAGCCACCAGCCCCGCAAGTGCTCGCTGCCCTCCCATGTGCTTCCTGGCAGAAGGCTTCACCTTCTGTTTACAATCAGCTTAGGAGACATCCTGCTGGAAGCAGCGTCCTTGGCTCCTCTCCATGCACAATGCAGACAgaggccaggcaggcagcaggtgTGGTGGAAAAAAGGTCCGATCTTTGGTGAAAAATCCATGCAAAGACTTTGCCTGACTccaaattaatttgtatttcaatTGTCAAGGGCTAGTCCTCAGTGTGGTTTTCAACAGGAGTTGGACCACAGCTTGGTTCCCTACCTAGTGTTGCgaacaaaatgcaaatgtctgAAGTGGAATCTTGTGGTGGGTCAGTGTAAGAGGGATTGCAGCATTTCAGCATGGCTTTTTGGCTAGGGACCTTCTCTGAAAGTCTTTCATACAGGAAAGGGAAGGTTACTAGGGATGGATGATGTCTTCCGAATTTTAACCTAAAAAGCAGTACTTGAGGCCAACAGGCCATGACAGTGCCTGCAGTGTGTCAGACACGTTGCTTTAACTGCAGCTGAACTGGATGAAGAAGTTGGCCCAGGCTAGGTTAAACACTTTGAAAGGTGGAATTTTCTTAATCTGGATCATTTTGGCAAAACTCTGTGGAGAAAGTGGTGAACTGTGTCAGCAGACCTGAAGGGGCAGGAACATCGACTGGCAAGAAACTTTGTGAGTAGCTTGTGATGAGCAGCTTGGAAGAGTAATCTCATAGATGAGATCGGCACTAGTTATTGACAGTGACAAGTCTGCCTGCTGTCCAAGTTATCCCGCTGCCAGCACCGCTAAAGCACTGCATATTCTCATCGTCATGCGTGTGCCTGAAATAAGGCAATCAAACTTGTCTATCTCCAGCTAGGGTCACCTGGGAGAAACCTTTTGGTGCTCATGGGACCCAAGGAGGTGCACatgcagcagcatttgctgCACCACATCGTTTCCCACGTGTGTTCAGGCATGAACAGGTACAGCAGCGGCTCTCTGCCCACTCTAAGTACTAATCTTAAATGTAGAGAGAAACAGTGTGACGTACCTAAGGGCTATGATAAGACTGAGCTACTAAAGTTAATGTTCTGGGCCTGAAAAGCAGTTTTTGGGGTGGAGCTGCTGCGGAGGGGGGGTCTGTGCATGATTCTTAGTTGCTTAAATTCATCCTAAGTGACCTAAGCACGGTAAAAATGGTTAGTTCCATTTAAAACACACCAAAAcctttttgctttgtcttttgatTGTATTCCCTTCAAAGAAGGAacataaagaaacagaaaattaagggTGATATTTCCAACAGTACTCAGCATCTAGCACTCCTCCCCCTGACATCAACTGTAACACTCTAATCACTTCTGTAGGGATATATTTAAGACAGTGATGAGCACTACTGAAAATCCTCCCTTAAAAGTCTTACAGGGACTGGTTATGTCCTCTAGGCATCAATGAAAAGCAACGTATTTGGCTtaaaaaagataacaaaattACTATAAATCTGTCCTTTTACTTCTTTCCCCTGTTTAGGAGGAAAACACCTGAAATTACTCTGTAAATTAATCCTGGAATTTACCAGGTTAAAACTTGAATGCTAATCAGATAATTGAATACTGAATTTGTACAGTCAACAATTGGCTACAACTTCAGACTAGGATTTGAAGgttaaaattcttattttcatcACTAACATTAAGAACAATAACAATCACAGATCTAATTCTCTTAGCCATATTATACCCATTCCCTTAGCCATATTAATCTTACCTCACAGCAATTTtatatacaattttaaaaatggagctGAAATTATGATTCCCCTACAAAATAACGTCTCCTTGTATTGTGCATACTTCCTGCCTATTCTGTTATCAACCCTCTCTGCATCTTTCTAAGGCATATTTAATTTAAGGCGTATTTAATTTGAGGTGTGATCCTGCACAGGCTGTCAAAGGTTCCGTTTGTGTTATCCATAAGCATTATCAGTGCCCAGCTTTCCCAGGATGGAGGTCCCTCAATGACCTGGCCTCCTGGCCTAGAAACTGCAAAAATAGTATTCAATGAGAAATCAATGATGATATGTCAAATactaaagtgagaaaacttgcCTGAGCCTGGCACTTCTTGCCATTGCTTTTTGACGATCACAAGTGAACATTCTGTTCATGCATATATGGTTTTCCTACGGCAAGAATGAAGTGATGCTGATGAAAAAGTTATTGATATGCAAAAGCACCACCAACACCTAGAGCATCCTATCAACATGGTTGTTATTTTCCCTGCTTTGGCAATGTGAATTCTATCAAAGCAATGTGTGTTTCTTGAGTGTTTTTACTCTACTGCAGTGCCAAACCAGTGTTTAAACCACTTCTGAAGGAAGTTTGGTTAAGCAAAACCCCGTCTCCTCCCTTATCTTCTAATGTACTTTGCTGCAAGTCATTCAGACTTTGTCCCAACAAGTTGTGAAACCTGTGTGTTGTACCGTTTGCCCCAGCTCCATCTTTCCCCAATCCAACTCAAAATAATTCTATAACTCTCAGCTATTTTGATAGGACCGATCGCTGGCTGAGGCTGAAGTTATTATCGTGCAAGATATTTAAGCCACATGTTGAGGAAAGCTGAGAAGATGAGAGATGGGTTGTGTAATCATTCTTATCAGCTTTCCAAAACAGGAAACAACACAACCCTTCCCTTGTCCCCAAATTCCCATATTTCAGTCTAGTCAACAAAGCCTATTATTACCATGGTCAGTGAGGAAAATGTGTGATATATAAATAAAGCACAGTGTATATAACAAGTCTTTTGTATTCTAGATGAGCTGTACTTGATGGGAAACTTTTTGAGGCATTTGTTTACCACAAATGCAATTAAACAGTGTTCTCTGCAGAGATGCAGGTACAGATAAGTGTGTCCTCCTCATTAACtgtctgctttaaaaagcattctttctaggaaaggaagaagtgtTTTATTCCGTGTGGACTAGGAGCTTGCAAGCTTTTGCCATAAGACAGGAAAAACGATCTTCtgcaactgcaaaataaaaccacaactAGACTCCTCTGTTAATTATTACACAGGAAAGAGAAGACATTCACCTATTTCACTTCTTGcctctttgaagaaaaatcttatATATGAACACAGTGATTTAATTTGATCATTGAAAATGTCTGTGAAAGGCTTTGCTGAAGTCTATGGAGTAGGGATATGCGTGCACGTGCTTGTGATTTTTCATTGTTATTATAATGCAGAACACTGTCTGTCTGCATAAACATTACAGTAACATGTTCCACTCTGCAGTGCAACCAACAGTatctaaaataaagtttataaACTACAATTcccttttcagcttttctgatcAGACTTTTTCAGCTAACTCTTCTGGAGATCCCAGAGTGAAACATAACACATCCTGCCTGTTCATACAAAGTCTACTTGCTTCATCAATtttataacaataaaaatagcttCAGACT
Proteins encoded in this window:
- the RBM47 gene encoding RNA-binding protein 47 isoform X2, yielding MPCSLFSRWLVVHTAADRANPSSKECFGAVPPLGCSRRFYQAVNEFDTMTAEDSTARMSNDSSNVATTKVPEGVAGAPNEAALLALMERTGYSMIQENGQRKYGGPPPGWEGLHPPRGCEVFVGKIPRDVYEDELVPVFESVGRIYEMRLMMDFDGKNRGYAFVMYTQKHEAKRAVRELNNYEIRPGRLLGVCCSVDNCRLFIGGIPKMKKREEILEEIAKVTEGVLDVIVYASAADKMKNRGFAFVEYESHRAAAMARRKLMPGRIQLWGHQIAVDWAEPEIDVDEDVMETVKILYVRNLMIETTEDTIKKVFGQFNPGCVERVKKIRDYAFVHFTTREDAIHAMNNLNGVELEGSCLEVTLAKPVDKEQYTRYQKAAKGGAAATPEVTQQPNYVYSCDPYTLAYYGYPYNALIGPNRDYFVKGSIRGRGRGAAGNRAPGPRGSYLGGYSAGRGIYSRYHEGKGKQQEKGYELVPNLELPAVNPVAIKPGAVAIPAIGAQYSMFQAAPPAKMMEDGKIHTVEHIINPIAVQQDPASAAAAAAAAAAAVIPAVSTPPPFQGRPITPVYTMAPNVQRIPAAGIYGTSYVPFAAPTAATATIATLQKNAAAAAAAAAAYGGYAGYIPPAFPAATIQVPIHDVYQTY